Proteins from one Telopea speciosissima isolate NSW1024214 ecotype Mountain lineage chromosome 1, Tspe_v1, whole genome shotgun sequence genomic window:
- the LOC122665967 gene encoding transcription factor FER-LIKE IRON DEFICIENCY-INDUCED TRANSCRIPTION FACTOR-like, which translates to MDRNENLWFSDEKVEEDNQDTAATLHQLQILQSLIPNSNKTDARSILEDASDYVQKIQQEMEQIEKELSQRSEDNGSSSRSRSSGSSSAPKILRVVTEKLVESRFVVKISSNKGPGVAAQVQRVLESLELDMEMTSISVQEKTPFEMLTTAIVEVTKETMTEEELHDLITKGAERLGLLVH; encoded by the exons ATGGATAGGAATGAGAACCTTTGGTTTTCAGATGAAAAGGTGGAAGAAGACAACCAAGACACAGCAGCAACTCTGCACCAACTACAAATTCTTCAGTCTCTTATTCCCAATTCTAACAAG ACTGATGCAAGATCAATCTTAGAAGATGCTTCTGATTATGTACAAAAAATTCAGCAAGAGATGGAGCAAATTGAGAAAGAATTATCACAAAGGTCAGAAGACAATGGAAGCTCATCAAGGAGCAGGAGCAGTGGCTCAAGTTCAGCACCCAAGATACTGAGG GTGGTAACAGAGAAACTGGTAGAAAGCAGATTTGTGGTGAAGATCAGTTCCAATAAGGGTCCGGGTGTAGCTGCTCAGGTGCAGCGCGTCTTGGAGTCTTTGGAGCTGGACATGGAAATGACTTCAATTTCAGTCCAGGAGAAAACTCCTTTTGAGATGTTAACCACAGCTATAGTTGag GTGACAAAAGAGACTATGACTGAAGAGGAACTCCATGATCTTATAACGAAAGGAGCGGAAAGGCTTGGGTTGTTAGTACATTAA
- the LOC122665959 gene encoding LOW QUALITY PROTEIN: flagellar radial spoke protein 5-like (The sequence of the model RefSeq protein was modified relative to this genomic sequence to represent the inferred CDS: deleted 1 base in 1 codon) translates to MRAEERGKANQGEQRKRFVGHLQSSQRNVADQWWLGRIDRDDAVDAMLRYADAGLCTFDMADHYGPAEDLYGIFINRVRRERPPELLEQVKGLTKWVPPPVKMTSRYVQDSINVSRKRMDVASLDMLQFHWWDYSNPGYLDALKHLTDLKEEGKIKTVALTNFDTERLQIILENGIPVVSNQVQHSIVDMRPQERMSEFCQLTGVKLITYGTVLGGLLSEKFLDTNLAIPFAGPPLNTPSLQKYKRMVDAWGGWSLFQVLLQTLKKVASKHGVSISTVAVRYILDQPSVAGSMIGVRLGLSEHIQDANAVFSLVLDEDDVNSIQEVSKKGKNLLRVIGDCGDEYRRA, encoded by the exons ATGCGAGCAGAAGAGCGGGGAAAGGCTAACCAAGGTGAGCAACGGAAACGATTCGTTGGACATCTGCAGAGTTCTCAACGGAATGTGGCAGACCAGTGGTGGTTG GGCCGAATAGACCGTGACGACGCCGTTGACGCCATGCTTCGTTATGCCGACGCTGGCCTATGCACATTCGACATGGCCGATCACT ATGGTCCTGCAGAAGATCTCTATGGAATTTTCATCAACAGAGTTCGTCGAGAGCGCCCACCGGAGTTATTGGAACAGGTCAAAGG TCTTACAAAATGGGTGCCACCTCCAGTTAAGATGACGAGTCGCTACGTCCAGGACAGCATCAATGTTTCACGAAAGAGAATGGATGTTGCTTCCCTAGACATGCTTCAGTTTCATTG GTGGGATTATTCCAATCCAGGCTACCTTGATGCACTTAAACACCTTACTGATCTGAAAGAAGAAG GTAAAATTAAGACGGTGGCTTTGACAAACTTTGATACTGAAAGGCTACAAATAATCCTGGAAAATGGGATTCCAGTTGTCAGCAATCAG GTGCAACATTCTATTGTTGATATGCGTCCTCAAGAAAGAATGTCTGAATTTTGTCAACTCACTGGAGTTAAACTCATAac GTATGGCACAGTGTTGGGTGGTCTCTTGTCTGAAAAGTTCCTTGATACTAACTTAGCGATTCCTTTTGCTGGGCCTCCATTAAACACTCCTTCCCTCCAGAAGTACAAAAGG ATGGTTGATGCCTGGGGAGGGTGGAGTCTGTTTCAAGTTCTGCTTCAAACACTAAAGAAGGTAGCCTCTAAACATGGGGTCTCAATTTCAACTGTTGCTGTTAGATATATCCTTGATCAG CCATCGGTGGCAGGGTCAATGATAGGAGTTCGGCTTGGTCTCTCTGAGCATATCCAAGATGCAAATGCTGTGTTTTCACTAGTTCTTGATGAGGATGATGTAAATAGCATCCAAGAAGTatcaaagaaaggaaagaatcTTCTAAGAGTAATTGGTGACTGCGGAGATGAATATAGGCGTGCATGA